DNA sequence from the Colletotrichum destructivum chromosome 9, complete sequence genome:
TGTACCGCACCGGCGACCTGGCGTACTACAACCCCGACGGGAGCCTACGTCTGGTGGGCCGCAAGGACGCGCAGGTCAAGTTGCGCGGCCAGAGGGTCGAGCTTggcgagatcgaggaggccatccgTCAACGTATCCCGCCGTCCATCACGGTGGCCGTGAGATCTTTTGAGACCGCCGGCCATGGTGACAACAGaggggatgatgatgatgatgatgatgatgatgatgatggggcAAGACGCTTTCCTGACACCGTTCATCCTCAGTCGTCCATGTTGCTGGCCGCCTTCGGGGTGGGTTCAAGTTCCGGCAataatgatgatgatgccgggGAACAAAGAGGGACATGTGTGGTTGAGAACCCAGACACGCTGCTGGCCATGCGTGAGATGATCTCCCGGCTGCAACAAGAGCTCCGGGCAGTTCTGCCAACATACATGGTGCCCGATGGCTATGTGCCTCTCCAGTCTCTGCCCTTCAACAGCTCGGGCAAGCTGGACGAGAGGGCCTTGCGGGAGTGTATCGGGTCGTTGACCCCTGACTTGATCGCCTCCTTCTCAACAATATCTTCCggttcctctccttcttcttcagacGCGTCGCTGCCAGAGGACGGACCGCTGTCGAAGCACGAAGCCCTCCTCGCTGGCCTCTGGATGCGTCTCCTCTCTGCGTATTCCACCCCCGAAGaaagcagcaacagcagcaacaaaaATACCAACAGAAGAACCACGTTGAGGCGGCGAGACGACTTCTTcaagctgggcggcgactCCATCACGGCCATGAGACTGGTGGCTCTGGCGCGGCGGTACGATCTCGGGCTCACTTGGCGAGACATCGTCACAAACCCCACGCTGTCCGCGATGGCGGGTGCCATGAGAGTCAACACAAGCACAAACGAAGACGAGTTGATTCTTACAGACACAAACGACGAAGCTGCCGCTGACGAATGGAAGGCCGAGGCGTTCAAGGCCGTCCACGACGCAGGGTGCCTCCCGGCTGGGGTCGACGTCATTGACGTTCTCCCTCCGACACCCGTCCAAGCGGACTTTATGAACGCCACGGTCTCGTTCCCGGGCGCCCATGTCTCGAGCCTCAtcttcaagctcgacgacCCGTCTCTGGACGTGGCCCGGTTGCAGTCTGCCTTTGACCGCTGTGCCGCCTGGTTCCCGATTCTTCGTACCCGTCTCGTCCGGGTGTCCGTCCCGCCGCGGCCCCGTGTTAGCCCGGCGTCTGGAGACAACATTGGGCACGATGAGATGGTACAGATTGTCGTTGCAGagccgccggcctggaccACCACGTCTTCTGGATCACTGGAGGAAGCACTCGAGGCGGAAGCGAGAACGTCGCCCAGCCTGGGACAGGCCCTCTCACGATTCCGCGTGGTGCTACAACAACCGGACTCGGGGGAGGACGCATGCAGAGGAGGACCATGTCCCACGCACCTCATCTGGACGCAACATCACTCTTCCTACGATGGATGGAGTGTGCGGCTGCTTCTCGAGcacgtcgtcaaggcctacgtcgacgatggataccagccgccgctgctgggcGACCACCTTTCCTTCTCCGCGTTTGCCACCcacgtccgccgcctcaaccggtcggcggcggcgctaGCGTTCTGGTCGACGTATCTCGAGGGCGCCAGGCCGTGTTCTCTTTTCAACTACGACCGTGTGGCCGACCCGCGCAGGTCACAGTCCATGAAGCGTCGACTGCCGCTGCCTGCACACGAGACACGACCGGGCAGCACCGTGACAACCGCGACGTACATCGTCGCGGCGTGGGCCACGGTGGTCGGCCGTCTGACCTCTTCACCGCACGATGTTACGCTGGGATACACTCTGAGCGGGCGCGCGGGGCCGCTCGCGGGAATCGAGGGTACCGTCGGCCCGTTGTTGAACAAGATCCCCTTGCGCATCCGCGttgaagaggacgagggggaggacgaggagaagactGACGAGCCACcgaccttctcggccgtcgttgAGGCGACGCAGAGGGCCCTCTTGCTGGTGTCCGATCGTGCAGACTGTCCTCGAGACTTCAAAGGTTACGTCCCCGGGAACGTCAGGAACCTTCCTCTGGATCTTGTCGTTCACCCACGGGGCACTTCCGGGGGCGTGGATCTGCTGCCGGGGGCCTCCATCGGCTTGCGTGCGTCTGGGGCGCGACTGGTCGCTCCTGCGCCGGGGGCTTTTAGCGTTGAGGTGGTCATCTCGGACGACGGGATCGAAGTCGTCGCTCTGTGGGATGAACGGGCGGTTACAAGGGAGGTAGTCGACGATACGGTGGATGATTTTGCGGCTCTACTTGCGGaatgagggggggggggggggggggggggttgtctGGAATGGGGCGTAAGGGTAAAGCTGTACTTGAGGAAGAAACATGTTGACTCTTGAGTCTTTTGTTGTAGTTCATTTTATGCATGTTCaagtatgtatgtatgttgTTTTGTTGTATTTGTACATGCTGTATCCTATGTTGTAGAATTGTACCTCTTTTGTTTGCAACCGTCAAAAAAGAGAGTTGATGATTTGGTCTTGGTCATGTTATTCAGAGATAGAAACTCATGAAACGACATCATGCTGGTTGGACCTCTCACAGACGGTGTGTATCATGGTCTTTTCGCGCAAACTGAGTCTTGTATATCATTAGAAACTTTTGAGTCTGGCCTGGCCTTCACTCACTCACGGCCCTAACTGCTCTCAGCATGAATGTTTGTCAACTTGATGCTATTCTCTTGCTGTCGTTGATTCTAACCACGCTTTAGAGTAGCCAGGGACAAACAATATGGAATGATTATGGTAAATCCCCGTAAAAAGGTAACAACAGCAGGGCTGCTCGAGTTCACTGTTGACCCGCCGTCTTATCAAACCCAATAATCTCGACACCGTGTCCATCCTCGGCAAATCTAAACTTGAGCTCCTCTTGCGGTCCGCCGTCCACTCCACACGACCCGTTGCCGTACAGAGGATGGCCCGGGAACAGCGTCATGTTGTCCAGCGCTCGCGAGCGGGCCCAGCCGTGCAAGGCGTCCCAGTCGCGGCAGACGTGCATGGTCGAGAGGTCCGGTTTGTCGCCGCACCTGTTGGTGTACCAGTGGATCGAGTATAGTGTCGGGTCGGCGTGGCACATCCTAAGAGATGGGTAAGCAACGTACTTTATCAAATATGGCAGCTTCCTTTGGGTGAGGCTTCGTGACGATGACAGGCAGGCTCGGAGATTTGAGGAAATACAGCGAGGGGAGACGGCGGGATAACAGCGGGTTTGCTTACACGGAGTTTCGAAGTATCTCGAGGCAATGGTCTAGAAGGAAAGCAGTTTGTCTCGTTATCACAAGTCCTGGCGACGGGAATCATCCAGAGACAATAAACATACCGAAATGTTTCCGCTGATGTCCTTTTGCCTCGGGCGTGCTGTTGGGGTAGTAATGCTCTGACCACGACCACTTTCGTAACCAATCCTGTATGTCATCACACCCGCCCTCTCGTCAGCGATAACATGGCCTTGAACTTCTGGCTGTCCCCCTTCGGCAAACATGTGGTGTAACCGCATCTCCAGCTTCAGCGACGTGGGGGACGTAGGATATCACGTACCAGACAATGAAGCTCATGTCCCACGGTCATGCCACCGAGGTACAAGCCGTCGCTTCTAGGGATGGGGAACCCGTTGTAACCAGCGCCGAATGCCGTTTCAAGCTCATCCTTGGTGATCCAGAACATGGCGGCTGTAAAAATAAAAGCAGCCAAGGGTCAGCATCGACTCGAGCGAGGATATTGGGGCCTGGGGTGTAGACAGTCCATGATTAGTTGCGCTAACTAGGAAAAACTCACTTCGTAGCAGCTCTTCCCAGGCCTTTTCCACCTCCTGTCCAGGCGGACCGTTGTATGGCGTGACCGTTCCCTCGACGACTCCCTCGAACTGCTTGAGGACGAAATGGCTTGCGGCATCGTTTGCGGGTGCTGTGCTTGAGTGTTAGCATCCTCGTCTGCACGCAGATACTGAATACCAGTCCACTGGGGTCTGTGGCACTCCTCGACTGCATGGAATCGCAAGAACGTGTTGAAGGTGTGAGAGATGACTACTAACAGTACGGTGGCTTGGGAGATGCAACGCCGAGGTAGCGAGTCGTGTGCAACAAAAAGGCAATATTGGCGACGCCTAACAGGAGATGGACACAAAATGGCCATGGAACCGTGAGACACGCCGGCAACCGCCTGTATCGCTTGTTCCTGCGCCGCCTCTCGGGTGCATTTGTGATGAGCGgctggtcgaggtcggtCTCCTTTGCGTCGGTGTCGTATCCATCGACAGGCCGGTCATCCGAGCCCGACCGCCGGCCGTCATCCGCGGCAGATGTATCAAGCATTGGAACGGCAGTAGTATCGGGGGACTATGACGTGGTGGAAATCGAGATTCCAACTCGGTCATCTATCGCCGGGTTTCCCTTCAACCTGGTGTTCGGATGACAAGTCAGGTAGACGGGGGTTTGCAACTAGCCAGAGTAACAAGAAACCATCACGTAGGACTCCAAAGCATCCATCCACTCAAGCACGGTCCAGCATTTGATTTGAATGAGAAGAGAGCTGCAGCAGGATGAATCACATGGCTTATCAAACACACGAACAAGTCAAGAAGGGTTGGAAAGTATATCCAGAACGCCTAGGTGTATTCTGAGTTGTGATACGGGGATCAACATAAACCACAAAACCTTCAAGCCCAAGTGTAAGTGTCAAGGCTCAGTCAGGTCAGGCCTACGCAAGGTTGGACGATTCTCAAATTTGACTCACTCGCTGCTCTCTGATTCGAAAGGCCGGCGCTGGGTGGTGGAGACAATGGCATAGACGGAAAGACTTAGGAGCCATACATTGTTGATTCATTACCTAAGTCGACATTCACTTGAGTGGACGTTCTCATGTTGCTGAGGTGAGATTCCGTCGAGTTATACTTTGGACGCGCCTGATGCTGACGTGGGCAAAAACAGGGTTGCCACATCACAGGGATACCCTTTGCAACAAAAGAGGAGAAAGGAGAAACGAGAATAGAAGGGGAAAATAATGAcggaaaaaaaaaagcaaaaggTTGATCGCAACAGCAGGTTAATTATGAGTGGCTACGGAGGTTAGAGAAACTCCCTGTTCGTCCGCAGCTCTCCCGTTCCACCGTGGATATACATCACTTTGAGCGTCTCCTCAAGCCTGCCACATAGCTGCATACatctcgacggcggacgaCGCCCCTAGTTCACTGCTGAGAGTAtccatcatcgacgccgcTTTCAAACCCTCAAGATGCATTCACCCCAACCGAAAGGAGAGcctgtcgacgtcgacggccgtgCCAGTACCAGTGACGCCGGATCAGATGCCGGTGCAGCGCACGCGGGTCAGAATGATATCGAAGCAGCCTACATCTCCGGGCTGcccctcatcatcatggTCGGCGTGCTGTTCCTCGGGCAGTTTGTTATTGGCCTGGTAAGCCCTTCCTTGGACGGAGCATCCATCTCTACGTCTTGACGCCGTTTTCATGACGCTGATTGGTTCCTTCATCTCTAAATCAAGGACTCGATTATGGTTGGACTCCTCGTTCCGACGTTGATCAACGAGTTCGACTCCGTGGCGGACGTCGGCTGGTACGCATCGATATAGTAAGTCGGAGTCCCGTCCTGTCCATCCTCTCTGCACGAGGCACGACGTGCTGTGTGGGATCAAGACCATCAATCATGGATGCTACACTACCGTCTACAATAATGTATGCATGAACCTCCCTTTGCTGAGGCTCGCCCCAGCATGATGACGATTGGGGCCATGGCACCGACACTCGGCAAGATCTACACCGTCTTCCCCGTCAAAACCGTCTTTCTCGGGGTCTCGGTAGCCATGCAACTGGGTTCCCTCCTTTGCGCGACGGCCAAGTCGTCCACGGCCTTCATCGCCGGTAGAGCCGTCACCGGCTTCGCAGCGAGCGGCCTTCTCTGCGGCACTCAGATGTAAGGGCATtccccatctctctctctctctctctctctccctttttcCCCATCACCTCTCTCTCGTCGTCGCATAACCGGTGCCTTATTCTACACATTTTCGTGGTGTGCCTGCGCAAGTACTTTGGAGCTCATGCGTATTTATCCTCTTTCCCCCCGCTTGTAGAATCACCGCGTCCATGGTCCCCCTACATTTGCGCCCTTGGTgtctcggcgtcgtgggATCCGGCGAGATCGTGGCGACCATGGCCGGGCCGGTCATGAGCGGCTTCATTATCGAGCGGTTTGGGTGGCCCTGGTGCTTCTGGATCAACATTCCCGTCATGGTTGCCCTGATAGCCATGGTAGCACTGTTCTTCAAGCacgccggccaggccgtTGGGCCGCAAGACGCGTCCCTGAGGGAAAAAGTAGCCTTGCTCGACCTCCCTGGAGGCGCCGTCTTGGTGGGTGCTACAGTATGTTTGCTGCAGGCGCTGAGTGCCGGCGGCGTTCGCAACTCTTGGACGGATGCTCGCGTCTTGACGCCCCTGATACTGTCCGCCTTTCTGTTTGGCATCACGGTGATCCACCAATACCGCAAAAAGGACAAAGCAACGATCCCTCCACGCCTGTTCAAGAATAGAGCCTACGTTGCCTGTCTGTTCTACGACATGTTCTTTGCCGGAGCGCAGCTGAACCTGTTCTACTATGTAAGACACGCGGCCGTGAAAAACAGTCCGAGGACGTGGCTGGCTAGTTTGACAAGCCCCGAAGCTGATTTGTTGTCTCGTCTTTCTTGCAGTTACCGTCCTGGATACAGGGAATAGCGGGCTCGACTCCCGATGAAGCGGCTCTCGAGATGATGcccgcgctggcggcgtccATTGTCGGCGGCTTTACCAATGCCGGActcgccgccttcctcgGTACCCTGCCCCCGGGCACGATGATGGGGACGACCTTGGTCTGCGTCGGGTCCGGTCTGCTGTTCTCGTTGAGGCCGCGGACGCTCAAGTCGCTGTGGATGAGCTACGAGGCCTTGTTCGGCTTCGGCTGCGGCATCTGCACCCAACAGGCGACCATCGGTGCCCAGGCGGTCCTCTCAGACGCCGATATCCCCATCGGgctcagcatcatcatcatcgggAAGCACATAGCCGCGGCTGTATTTATAGCCGTCGCCCAGCATCTGTTCGTGACGCGCCTGGCGCCGCTCTCGGAGCTGTTGCCCGACTTTGACGTGGCGTCCGGGGCCAACATTGGACACGACTATCTCCGGAAGACTGTGCCGGCGGACAAGTTCGACGGTGCCCTTGGGCTGTACAACACCGCTCTCACCACGACATTtgccttttccctcttcctcgggtGCGTGGCGTTTGTGTGTCTCTTCTTCATTCCGTGGACGCCCCTCAAGAAGCGGCCGGAACAAGATGGCTACGAACCTGCGAACGACTTTGAGCTGGATTCCGTTGCGTCCGAGACCGACGCGGAGCCAAGGGGTCTGAGGCAGGACGATTTTGGCGGGTATACAGGCAGAGCGGGCAATAAGGAAGTTGATGTATCTACATAGACAAGACGCCCTATACAAGCAATGTAGGTGTTATGTATGAGTCTATAACTCCATGCTTCTTAAGCATTGCTTAAGTCCCAGATAGTGAAGCTATCATCAAACGTCTTTATAAATGGACTAACACCTAGAAACATGGACATATTTGTCTCATACAACAACTTGAAAGAGAAAGGTTTCTTATTTCGGTATAAACTGCGATTTATAGTAAAAACTGAGGAATGGGTATAGCGGAGATGGATAAACAACAAATTCAAATGCTGGAGTTATCAAGGGGTGTAACGAAGCAAAAAATGATGTATTACTACATGTGCCAAGTCTATATCTAGAGAGCACCCGTCTCCTGCACAGCCTTCAGACCCTCTGCCACAAACGATGCCAGTTGCGATACAAACGGCTTCCTCTGTACGGCATCAAGTTAGCATACTGACGAGCATCTTCCACACAAAGGGTCCGGACGCAAGCTTACCATCAACGCAAAGTGATGCGCCCCCTCGACTTTATGGCACACAATGTCGGCCCCCGGCAGCAGCTCGGCCCACCCGTTAGGCCCAAAGTCCTTCCTCTGTACCGTCAGGAACTTCATCCCCTCGGTGTCGTCCGGatgcggcggcagcggcggcgcccccggCCGGTCCACGACGCTCTCGCCGGCCCAGATGACCTCCACCCTCAGCTTCTGCCCCGGCGGCATCACCAGCGGCGTGGCGCAGTACCTCTCCAGCACGCCGATGGTGCCCTCGAAATGCGGTATCAACCAGGCCGgtgcttcgccgccgacgtgaCCACcgttcccctttcccccttcccacccGCCAAAGATGCCCAAGCGCTGACAGTACTCGTAAAAGTGTCTCGGCAGCCTGTCCATCCCGTTGAGCGGCACCGGCGCGTCGATCAGCACCAGGCCGGCGATCCGGCACCCCCTCTCGGTCAGCATCTGCGCCGCCCGGAACGCCAGCGACCCGCCGGCGGACCAGCCGCCGAGCACGTATCCCTTgtgagaagaagaagagatcGGTTGCCGCCGGAGAATCTCGGGCAGGTagccctcggccagcaggcggTCGAGCGGCACGCGGGCCATGGCGTCCGTGTCGCCGCGGAGGAACGGGCAGTCGAGGCCGATGACGCAGACGTCGCGGCCGACGGGCGGCAGGGAGGCGTACGAGGCGGTGGTGCCGGCTCCGTcgggcaggaggaagagcagCGTGCGGGCGGTCTTGGGGAGGCCCTGGAGGACAACGGACTTGCAGGGCGGGATGGGGATGGTAGTGAGCGGTCCgtcgagggtgtcgagggTGTCGGGAGTATCCCGGGTGTCCTCGGTGTCCTCGGTGTcgtgctcgtcgtccccgtcggCCCCGTCGGCCCCGTCAGCCCCGGCGGTGATGTTGGTGTTCTGCGCCgctgaggaggaagatgcgGACGGCGGCCCTTTGCTGCCCGGGTCCTCCGGTGACACGGGGCTCGGCGGGAACACGGCACCCTTGGTGTCGATGCTCAGCGTCATccgcggcttcggcgtctGCAACGGGCTCCACGGCGGTGGcattgctgccgccgcccccggctTCATCCTGCTCGTCCTGGTCTCCTGGCTCAAAAGACTGCTAAACACGCGGCGCGGGAACGCGTTGATCGAGTACTGCAGGAACgccgcgacgacggtgtcgtcctcctcgcgcAGCACGATGATGTCGCCCGCCCACTTGCGCGTGCGGCCGACCTGCTGCATGCGCACGTAGACGGTGTACACGTGCTCCATGTCGACGGGCTCGAACAGCAACATGTCGTCCCAGCCGTGGTTGATGTAGACGGTGTGGGCGAGGTCGGTGGCGTCGTCCAGGTTGAGGCagaagccggccggctgggtgaaggcgtcgatgacggccgGGTGCGCCGTAAAGTCGCCGACtccggcgaggccggcggggaagctgacgagggcggcgatctcgTGCGTGCGCGGGTCCAGCACGAGGGACTGCACTAGCCGGTGGTTGCGGTGGAAGTCGGCCAGCGGGGACACCAGCCGGTAGGCCATGCTGCCCGAGATCTGCGTCGTGCCGGCGCGGGCACGCAGCGAGGACACGTTGATCCGGTGGGACTCGCCGGATGCGtgctgggcgaggagggcgcgcGTGGATGTGTCGGTGATGCGGATGGTGCACTCGGCGTGCTTCTGGGGCTTGCCAGAGGACTGTCGAGGCATATATCATGTCAGTATAAGAAGCGAGCTGGTAGTTATAAGCTTGATAGTAGGCTCGGTGCTCTGTCGTGAATCTAGGCTGGAGGTAGGGAAGAGGATAGAACAACACTTacaccgccgacgacggtgaaCTTGCACCGAGCAGAACGGCTGGACCAGTCGGCCTGGGCGTGGCATTGCAGCAGCTGTGACCCCGGTCCGttgtcgccggcgaccaACGCCTTGCTGACGCCCAGGTCAGAGATGGTGACGAGGCAGTCTTGCATGTCATGCTTGGCATCATGAGCCTTGCCGTGCTTATTATCGTGGGACCGCAGCTTTTTGACGAGGTAATTCCCGAGCGTCATGGCGATATCGGCATAGATGGACTGTTGGTGGATGATCACAATATGTCAGCAAGAGTCGTTTGTTGGCCAGCCAGGTCATATGGGAACAGCCATGACACAACGACATCTTTTTGGATGATGTTATAAAGCAAAAGAAGCTCAAGACGAAAGCAAGACTCTGAACTCACCGGCGTACACAGCGGCTTCCCCTCGACCATGTGCCCCTGGACCGCCTCTTTCAGATCCGGCCTGGCCAGATCCGCCTCCGTGACGAGGTACAGCCCATCTCCCACCATCAGGTCCGTCTCCGCCACGACGCGGTGGATCGTCGTGCTCTCGACGCCGTGCCTCTTGAGCGTGCGCGGTCtccccgtcatcgtcccGCGCCTGCGTGTGCCCTTCTGCGCCCTGCCCAGCGCGGCATCGATGGACGGCTCCGCAGACGACGCGATCGGTACGACCTCCAGTAGCGCGGTGCCGtgctcgtccgtctcgacgTGCTCGCACAGCTGCTGGAGCACGAGGTCCCATCGGAGCGGCCGCAGAAgcatgtcctcgacggcggcacgCATCAGCGAGCCGAagtcgccggcctcgtcccgGTGCGGCTGcgacaccggcggcggcggcggcggcagcttgcCCGTCGAGGCGGACACCACCCTCAGGCAGGCCGGCGTGCTCGCCAACCCCGGACTCATGTACAGGGACGCCAacacgccggcgacgtcctcTTCCGAGTGGACCGACGGGCTGTGGAACGGCCCGAATatcggcatcggcaccaTCCGGACCCCCGGCACCGCCAGCCCGTCCGACTCGGCCAGCTCCGCCAGCGCCTCCGGCGGCCCCGATACCGTCACCGAGCTTGGCGCCCACGCGCTCACCCAGTACGGCAgaccccctttcccctttctcGCCTTGTCTCTACCGTCGTTGGGCTGCCTCCagccgttgctgctgctgctgctgctgctgcttctgctgcttctgctgaTGTTCGTCGTGTCCGTTTCCTCGCCCGCGAACCGCTCCAGGAATGCTCGCACTCCCTGTAGCGTCcgctcctccgccgccgacacggCAACGCTCCAGGGCTGCTCCGTGCCCGTCCCCGGCGCGGCATCCCGGGCCGCCCGCTCCACGACCAGGCCTACCCGGAAGGCCAcccggacggcctcgacgcctaGCGGGACCAGCTCCGCCAGGCCGGCACTGCaggccaccgccgcggcggccagcgCGCCGGTGCAGGCGCCCACGACGGTGGCGTCCCCGTCCGCGTAGTCTCTggccgagggagaagaaaacgaaGATGGGCCGATGTGCCTCATGAACATCAGTATCTGGTAGGCCACCAGCAGCGCCATATCCAGCGGCAGACAGCGGCGATGGTGCGGGctggaggaagagaaggaggaggaggaggaggaggaggaggaggaggagtaggaggAGCCGTCGCTGCGTAAACGCCATTGTGAGAGGAGGTCGGCCAGGACGAGGGTGCCAGAGGGCCAGAGGtggtcggcctcggctggGTCGAGGATCTGGGCCAGGTCGCGCTGGAGGGCCGTCTCACAGCGGCGGGTGAAGATGGACAGAGGGGACGAGAGGGTAGGGGACGTGGAGCggaaggcctcgtcgtccagcagAAGCTGAAGGTCGCGTTTGGGGACGGTGTATGTTTGGTCTCCGAAGAGGAACAGGGTGAGCGGCGGCTTGCTGGGGGGGGATGAGATAGCCATGGTGAGGTGAAGTGGTGGCGATGAGGGTGaaggtgatggtgatggtgatgttgatggtggtTGTTGGGTTTACGGTGACGGCTGAATCTGTTGTTGATTGTTGGATGTGCTGTATAGTCTTTGTCTTTCTCTGTatctctgtctctgtctctctcgctcacacacacacacacacatacacacaaacaaGTCGATATCGTCGATTTCTGCTGCAAACTCTTGTTCACGAACCGAGAGTAGCTTCTGTCAGGATAGTCTgcaaaaagaaacaaaattaaaaaaaaaacgtTTAGCTTCTCAACGGCAATAAACCGGCACAAACAGCCTTGCAGACCAGACTATATTCACATGTTTATCGGGCACCCCCCTTGTCCAACACCATTCTCCGTAGCTTACCTTGTAACATGACCGAGAAGGTCGTGATACAACAAACCGGCCGGAGAACATCAGAGCAACCGATGCTGTCTCCGTCACGGACAGCTTGTCCCTTCGCGAAGGCATCTCTCGCTACACGCTGCAAGTATTGGAAGTCGTCCCAAGTATTTAAGATTTGGCATTTCAGGGGAAGACCCTGGGAAAGTAACGTACAGGCAATTGCTTTGATTATTAGCATTTTCCCCCTTTGTCTCCAACTCTAATTACAAAAATGATGGTATCAAACATTTCCAAATTCAAACTTGCAGCCATACACAGAAATTAGACGCAAAGGTTGCGCTCAAACCGGCAACACAAGAGACATCATTTCGAGGACACATGTGGCGACGCATAAAGTCACTCACTCCTTGGCATCTTGGCCCTTCTTCCGTATTAGGCATATCGACCACACCATTACGGCTATCCGGTGAGAGGCCAGAGTTCTCTTTATTCCGCAGCTATACCTGTACACCAGCCgggggtagggggggggggttcaaTGCTCCGGGCCAACATCGTGAATACATCGTGAATACTAATCACTTCCGGCATTATCCCAACAGTTGCTGCACACCCGTTCCAACGGGACGGTCCACAGAATCCGTCACCACATGGCCAAAGATGCCATGTACCTGTAGAATccaggggaagggggagatggagggaaaCAAGATTGGCTCAGATGTTTGGAGCCTGAAAAGTGTAATCCCGATTGAGAGAAATAGGCTTACCCCAACCCTCCGTCCTCGGGAGAGAGATAAACCAAGAGTTGGCAACCATCAGCTTTTACTTTACAGCTTTTTGCCCCTTTCGTTCCACGGCTTTTCATCAGATCGGCCTGTTTGTCTCTCACAAGGCCTCGGGCTCCGGAGAGCGGGCGTTCATTCCGCGGGTGATTCGGGAGGACGCGTGTGTACAGGTAGAAGTCGTTGGTTCAAGGTTTggtcccgccgccgccgccgacgccaccaCGCAGAGCTCTCCCTTTGTGGAATATGGACGAGGATGCTCGGCTCTCTCGGCACTCTCTCAAGGTTGGATCGATCGGTTGTCGAGGCTCTCTCGACTCCCTTGGCCAGACCGATCAGGAAAATGCCGCCGGAGCATCTCAAAGTATATCTCATCTTTTTTTCCGGACGAGCCTTGTCGggttccccctccccccgggGGAGGTTTGGTGAGGGCCGGCGTTCGAAAACGTGTCGAGGGAACGCAAGCGAGAGGTCGTTCGTTGTTTTCAAGGACTCAACGCCGGcgatcagtcagtcagtcagtcaatcAACCAGCCAGTCCGCGTCCGAGATTCATCAAAAAGAACCGAGCCAGTCCGTATTCGCGTGTGCTCTCTTGTTTTTACAGTCAATAAGCGGAACCATTAGCCAAAGAAGACCATTCAGTCACGAGGGCTCTTGCAGGATCTGTGATCAAGACGCCGCCATTCCCTCTTcagccttctcctccttgtgAAGCCATCACCAGCCCTGTATCGTTGACATCTCCCCTTACACCAT
Encoded proteins:
- a CDS encoding Putative mycotoxin biosynthesis protein UstYa; this encodes MLDTSAADDGRRSGSDDRPVDGYDTDAKETDLDQPLITNAPERRRRNKRYRRLPACLTVPWPFCVHLLLGVANIAFLLHTTRYLGVASPKPPYSPANDAASHFVLKQFEGVVEGTVTPYNGPPGQEVEKAWEELLRTAMFWITKDELETAFGAGYNGFPIPRSDGLYLGGMTVGHELHCLDWLRKWSWSEHYYPNSTPEAKGHQRKHFDHCLEILRNSVMCHADPTLYSIHWYTNRCGDKPDLSTMHVCRDWDALHGWARSRALDNMTLFPGHPLYGNGSCGVDGGPQEELKFRFAEDGHGVEIIGFDKTAGQQ
- a CDS encoding Putative major facilitator superfamily, MFS transporter superfamily, translated to MHSPQPKGEPVDVDGRASTSDAGSDAGAAHAGQNDIEAAYISGLPLIIMVGVLFLGQFVIGLDSIMVGLLVPTLINEFDSVADVGWYASIYMMTIGAMAPTLGKIYTVFPVKTVFLGVSVAMQLGSLLCATAKSSTAFIAGRAVTGFAASGLLCGTQM
- a CDS encoding Putative major facilitator superfamily, MFS transporter superfamily; protein product: MVPLHLRPWCLGVVGSGEIVATMAGPVMSGFIIERFGWPWCFWINIPVMVALIAMVALFFKHAGQAVGPQDASLREKVALLDLPGGAVLVGATVCLLQALSAGGVRNSWTDARVLTPLILSAFLFGITVIHQYRKKDKATIPPRLFKNRAYVACLFYDMFFAGAQLNLFYYLPSWIQGIAGSTPDEAALEMMPALAASIVGGFTNAGLAAFLGTLPPGTMMGTTLVCVGSGLLFSLRPRTLKSLWMSYEALFGFGCGICTQQATIGAQAVLSDADIPIGLSIIIIGKHIAAAVFIAVAQHLFVTRLAPLSELLPDFDVASGANIGHDYLRKTVPADKFDGALGLYNTALTTTFAFSLFLGCVAFVCLFFIPWTPLKKRPEQDGYEPANDFELDSVASETDAEPRGLRQDDFGGYTGRAGNKEVDVST